In Ktedonobacterales bacterium, the following proteins share a genomic window:
- the def gene encoding peptide deformylase: MALRKIITIENPILRQKAKRVTRFDASIKRLVDDMIETMRAASGVGLAAPQVAQSLRILVAEFEDRLEVLINPEIVKESGEQIGPEGCLSIPGYIGENIKRSMMVVVKGRDVHGKETRIRADGFFARVLQHEIDHLDGILYLDRLQRPEDLRRAEEDEEVSEVKPEAPSKAASTAEVAGSSAQVRESSAS, translated from the coding sequence ATGGCGCTGAGAAAAATTATCACCATTGAAAATCCCATCCTCCGCCAAAAAGCCAAGCGGGTCACGCGGTTTGACGCCAGCATCAAGCGGCTGGTTGACGACATGATCGAGACCATGCGCGCCGCCAGTGGAGTTGGTCTGGCCGCTCCGCAGGTAGCTCAATCGCTGCGCATCCTGGTGGCCGAATTCGAGGACCGCCTGGAAGTACTCATCAATCCAGAAATTGTGAAAGAGAGTGGTGAGCAGATTGGCCCTGAAGGCTGCTTGAGCATTCCCGGCTATATTGGCGAAAATATCAAACGCTCGATGATGGTCGTCGTCAAGGGGCGCGATGTTCATGGGAAAGAGACCCGCATCCGCGCCGATGGCTTCTTTGCGCGCGTCTTGCAGCATGAGATTGATCACCTCGATGGCATTCTCTATCTGGATCGCCTTCAGCGCCCGGAGGATCTGCGTCGCGCGGAAGAAGACGAGGAAGTCAGCGAGGTTAAGCCCGAAGCCCCCAGTAAAGCGGCCAGCACAGCAGAGGTGGCTGGCAGCAGCGCCCAGGTCAGAGAAAGCAGCGCCAGCTAA
- a CDS encoding CAP domain-containing protein, which yields MRHIRLLALAVLALLVVAADPWPTIQQAFTALITPGPSPGACPALPPSPDYYTGGGEAAAIAAINHARASEGLAPLTLPNNYWRLPQAQQQFVLVNLERASRGLSPLRWDTTLAQVAAAYSRQMAQLHFFSHTSPISGDFQDRLNANPRIANHYQSIAENIAGNWAPAAGAIYEYLYNDAAEHCAHRQNILNPQFNVIGIGVASGGPWHTLSAQELLASNPDNPYITSTPADTTPPSIRLSGAISAPAARLHIIAAASDNQGIANIAWYLDGLGQRYHQGTDWTLYAETLTPGAHEITAYAVDQSQNYATATLSFTVGKAGITLNR from the coding sequence GTGCGACACATTCGGCTGCTGGCTCTGGCTGTGCTGGCGCTTCTGGTGGTGGCAGCCGATCCCTGGCCCACCATTCAGCAGGCGTTCACAGCCCTGATTACGCCTGGCCCATCCCCTGGCGCCTGTCCCGCGCTGCCTCCCAGCCCGGACTATTATACTGGCGGCGGAGAAGCGGCAGCAATAGCGGCGATCAATCACGCGCGTGCCAGCGAGGGATTAGCCCCGCTCACCCTTCCCAACAACTACTGGCGCCTTCCACAGGCGCAGCAGCAATTCGTGCTGGTGAACCTCGAACGCGCCAGTCGTGGACTTTCCCCGCTGCGTTGGGACACGACGCTGGCCCAGGTTGCCGCAGCCTATAGCCGTCAGATGGCGCAGCTTCATTTTTTCTCGCATACCAGCCCTATCAGCGGAGACTTTCAAGATCGTCTGAATGCCAATCCCCGGATCGCCAACCATTACCAGTCCATTGCCGAAAACATTGCCGGGAACTGGGCGCCTGCCGCCGGAGCCATCTACGAGTATCTGTATAATGACGCCGCCGAACACTGCGCGCATCGTCAAAATATCCTTAACCCGCAGTTCAATGTTATTGGCATTGGCGTTGCTTCTGGCGGCCCCTGGCACACGCTGTCGGCCCAGGAACTGCTTGCCTCGAATCCAGACAACCCCTATATCACCAGTACACCAGCCGACACCACTCCCCCCAGCATCCGCCTGAGCGGCGCGATAAGCGCACCAGCAGCGCGCCTGCATATCATCGCTGCTGCCAGCGATAACCAGGGGATCGCCAACATCGCCTGGTATCTGGATGGACTGGGCCAGCGATACCACCAGGGGACAGACTGGACACTCTACGCCGAGACGCTGACGCCAGGCGCACACGAGATCACCGCCTACGCGGTGGACCAGAGCCAGAATTACGCAACAGCTACGCTCTCGTTCACAGTCGGCAAAGCGGGGATCACCCTCAACAGGTGA
- a CDS encoding sigma factor-like helix-turn-helix DNA-binding protein, whose protein sequence is MNQSEGTLASLGKPANPMGRAQPVEPDATFTEMEGEEAREAIPWRGQTVEQVSKDFVLTQVDPQQPEVRERLWKRGSSGRYEISEAHVVLGIRAFVARGDHERARLLSEVLLDRCQGEFQRRSLGLRHRPDLMEDAMAGMAEQVLREAMDPREEFMILNFTHYLRCLCADNFNAVLRQEGLRYRRDEEGRPAGRPTHVPAALVDRIHATQEEEESGMGASGARLADPSDDIESFHAIMEARRVLTYLADPLDRTIVTLRALEGLKWDEIARLCGKTERTMRLRYERARAFLRECIEREAASEGA, encoded by the coding sequence ATGAACCAGTCAGAAGGGACGCTTGCCTCGCTGGGCAAGCCAGCAAACCCGATGGGTCGGGCGCAGCCTGTCGAGCCAGATGCCACGTTTACGGAAATGGAGGGGGAGGAAGCGCGGGAGGCGATTCCCTGGCGCGGCCAGACGGTTGAGCAGGTCAGCAAGGATTTTGTGCTGACGCAGGTGGACCCACAGCAGCCAGAGGTGCGTGAACGCCTCTGGAAACGTGGCAGCAGCGGGCGCTATGAGATTTCGGAGGCGCATGTGGTGCTGGGTATTCGGGCGTTTGTGGCGCGGGGCGATCACGAGCGGGCGCGCCTGTTAAGCGAGGTCTTGCTGGACCGCTGCCAGGGCGAGTTTCAACGGCGTTCGTTGGGCTTGCGCCACCGACCTGACCTGATGGAAGATGCAATGGCCGGCATGGCCGAACAAGTCTTGCGCGAGGCAATGGACCCCCGCGAAGAGTTTATGATTTTGAATTTCACGCATTATCTGCGCTGCCTCTGCGCCGATAATTTTAACGCGGTGCTGCGCCAGGAGGGTCTGCGCTATCGGCGGGATGAAGAGGGTCGTCCGGCGGGGCGTCCGACCCATGTGCCAGCGGCGCTGGTGGATCGGATTCATGCCACGCAAGAGGAGGAAGAGAGCGGGATGGGCGCCAGTGGGGCGCGCCTGGCCGACCCCTCGGATGATATTGAGTCGTTCCACGCCATTATGGAGGCGCGGCGGGTGCTGACGTACCTGGCTGATCCTCTGGACCGCACGATTGTCACCTTGCGGGCGCTGGAAGGGCTGAAATGGGATGAGATTGCCCGTCTGTGTGGAAAGACGGAGCGAACCATGCGCCTGCGTTACGAGCGGGCGCGGGCGTTTCTGCGGGAGTGTATCGAACGCGAAGCGGCCAGCGAAGGAGCCTAG
- a CDS encoding helix-turn-helix transcriptional regulator — protein MVQREKQKGSRELQQAKMELAAAHEAGEAALLRQVALRYPAQLEKLSDFVAGLYATDLDEQEAALPMTVEMEALTLRARQRALDAVFSAATLPQTSAVPVNTLAQVRRASGLSLVELARRLALGADVVQKLEQGRIIAASVPQKLADRLAEALAVSKDQVWALLRSTPGAELQPAFQRRRSVGKNSQPEGRSVQPQSFAEAVQHSPSMAAEQRARWLAENGEG, from the coding sequence ATGGTACAGCGAGAGAAGCAGAAAGGGTCACGTGAGTTGCAGCAAGCGAAGATGGAACTGGCGGCGGCGCATGAAGCTGGCGAGGCGGCCTTGCTGCGTCAGGTGGCGCTGCGCTATCCGGCGCAGCTTGAAAAGCTGAGCGACTTTGTCGCGGGACTGTATGCTACCGATCTGGATGAGCAGGAGGCGGCGCTGCCCATGACAGTGGAGATGGAGGCGCTTACCCTGCGCGCCCGGCAGCGGGCGCTCGACGCGGTTTTTAGCGCGGCGACACTGCCCCAGACGAGCGCCGTTCCGGTCAACACGCTGGCGCAGGTGCGCAGAGCCAGCGGGCTTTCGCTGGTGGAGCTTGCGCGTCGGCTGGCTTTAGGGGCCGATGTTGTTCAGAAGCTGGAGCAAGGGCGCATTATCGCCGCCAGCGTGCCACAGAAATTGGCGGATCGGCTGGCCGAGGCGTTGGCCGTGTCGAAAGACCAGGTCTGGGCCTTGCTGCGCAGCACACCAGGCGCTGAGCTTCAGCCTGCTTTCCAGCGCCGTCGCTCGGTTGGGAAAAACAGCCAGCCAGAAGGTCGTTCTGTCCAGCCACAGAGCTTTGCCGAAGCGGTGCAGCACAGCCCTTCTATGGCGGCAGAGCAGCGCGCGCGCTGGCTTGCGGAGAACGGCGAAGGATGA